The Desulforegula conservatrix Mb1Pa genome segment ATTACCAACAGACGATCCTTATACTATTGATTCGAATTCGTTATGTATATGCAAAATACATGGAAGCATACAAGATAATCAAGACATGTATTCGCCTCAGTCGCTATGGACCACAATGACTCAGATAACAACGGTAAACACAAAATGGATTGAGTATATATGCAACGTCATGAACAATAAACATCTATGCTTTGTCGGTTACAGTGGACGAGACATTGATTTGTTTCCATATTTATCCGAGGCTCCTAATAAAATAGGTGCAAAGAGAATTGTCTGGGTCAATAGGTTTGATGGTGATCATTCAGACAATGCTTCAAAGGCGTGCAATGCGATAAGAGTGCACAAATGGCCAAGTGAATTATTTGAATCCTCGCTTGATTTAGTTGATGTATCGAAACACCCCAAAAAATACACAGCTTCAAACCAAGATAGTAATCTCAAAAAGTTACTTGATCATCTGGAAAATGAACTGGTAAAGATGGATTTGCTGTCTGATCCTGAAAAGGAGTTGTTGTATTGCGTGTTGTTGGCGAAGATTGGCAATTACCGTAAAGCACATAAGTATGCTATAGATATTGAAAAAAACAAACTATCCAACTTAACTCGACATTTAAACAAGTATCTTCTGTTGTTAACCTGCGCCAGATTGAGTCACGAAATATCAAGATATGAAAGTTGTCGAGCGTATGCGTTTAAAGTATTGCAGATTCTTAGTGATCGATCTAAATATGACGTAAATGTGGAGCTTCAGGCTCGCTGTTTGCTCAGCGAGGCGCTTCGAATGGGAATTCCAAACGATATATATTTTATTCAGCCAAAGAGGCTGGGTGATTATATGTATGTATTTTATGTTGCCGGATACTTCAATTATGTAGCCGTTATCAATAATATTAAAATGCGCCTTCACGGCTTGAAATATATTGAGCTTCGTCCAGAAACTCAACATGAGTTAATTGAGCACCGTATAAGATATTATGCATTAATTCAATCAG includes the following:
- a CDS encoding SIR2 family protein yields the protein MDDLEFTIDKLRSGEIFFFAGSGISYASNLPSAYVILKHTVNAFLPASIPMKEKENICSRIQPEVFYESVIGMTQTYESLHIWQSLHKGMQNRHHIRCEPSLSHLFIAEYSINNHLPIITTNFDSMFEQACELLGINYKLLLPTDDPYTIDSNSLCICKIHGSIQDNQDMYSPQSLWTTMTQITTVNTKWIEYICNVMNNKHLCFVGYSGRDIDLFPYLSEAPNKIGAKRIVWVNRFDGDHSDNASKACNAIRVHKWPSELFESSLDLVDVSKHPKKYTASNQDSNLKKLLDHLENELVKMDLLSDPEKELLYCVLLAKIGNYRKAHKYAIDIEKNKLSNLTRHLNKYLLLLTCARLSHEISRYESCRAYAFKVLQILSDRSKYDVNVELQARCLLSEALRMGIPNDIYFIQPKRLGDYMYVFYVAGYFNYVAVINNIKMRLHGLKYIELRPETQHELIEHRIRYYALIQSAIGSPQRGWNRYAKQFLIRRWDDIKEMSHRVGYSAGIANAGKFKYRLIPSEKTRNESANIYNLTTSATGSELIVRNEADQLLRDKEFDKCRIKFIEYSDMAKKSGNVLNEIKGFIGYAYSNYMEGNLPLLPEPLKNRYNRLVNLVEARRWKEHFMYIDRAVLNSTRNT